A single region of the Streptomyces sp. NBC_00425 genome encodes:
- a CDS encoding DUF4232 domain-containing protein, translating into MRTAPRSVSRAAASSMVVAAALGLVGVQAAAQTATAATKEASSIVTCTTANTRLTVTEAARPINHLLLKATNTGTKSCYAYSAPYLRAGADAQAVMAWADETTPQSVVTLKPGQSAYAGILTYSPDGEGGSTVKTLGVFLADRKGDATDQEKTLNLPNSGVFFNSAATVTYWQDNAADALAW; encoded by the coding sequence ATGCGTACCGCCCCTCGTTCCGTCTCCCGCGCAGCCGCCTCCTCCATGGTCGTGGCCGCCGCCCTCGGGCTCGTCGGCGTCCAGGCCGCCGCGCAGACCGCGACCGCGGCCACGAAGGAGGCCTCCTCGATCGTCACCTGCACCACGGCCAACACCAGGCTGACCGTCACCGAGGCGGCCCGCCCGATCAACCACCTGCTGCTCAAGGCCACCAACACGGGCACCAAGTCCTGCTACGCGTACAGCGCGCCCTATCTGCGGGCCGGCGCCGACGCCCAGGCCGTGATGGCGTGGGCCGACGAGACCACGCCGCAGTCCGTGGTGACGCTCAAGCCCGGCCAGAGCGCGTACGCGGGCATCCTGACGTACTCCCCCGACGGCGAGGGGGGCTCCACGGTGAAGACCCTGGGCGTGTTCCTCGCCGACCGCAAGGGCGACGCGACGGACCAGGAGAAGACCCTGAACCTGCCGAACAGCGGTGTCTTCTTCAACAGCGCCGCCACCGTCACCTACTGGCAGGACAACGCGGCGGACGCCCTGGCCTGGTAA